In Pyrodictium occultum, the genomic window GGTGATAACTTTGACCTCCCCTACCTCTACAACCGGGCAGTAAAACTAGGCATACCACGCGAGTACATACCATTCCGTGCTAGAAGCGACTATGTGACATTGGAGTACGGCTTCCATATAGACCTCTATAAGTTCTTCAGCACCAAGGCGGTTCAGGCATATGCCTTCGGCAACGCTTACCAGGAGTTCACCCTTGATGCTATAGCCTCTGCGTTGCTGGGGGAGCACAAGGTGGAGGTCGAGTCTACTGTAAGCGACCTACCATTCTTTGAGCTGGTCAGGTATAATGTGCGTGACGCTGATCTAACCCTTAGGCTAACAACGTTCAACAACGACCTGGTATGGTCCCTTATCATACTGCTAATGCGTATCTCCAAGCTGCCTCTGGAGGATGTCACGAGAAGCCAGGTCTCAGCTTGGGTGAAGAGCTTATTCTACTGGGAGCATAGGAGGAGGGGCTACCTAATACCATCAAGGGAGGAGATAATACGGCTTAAGGGCACCACCCGCTCTGAAGCCCTGATAAAGGGTAAGAAGTATCAGGGGGCGCTAGTCCTTGACCCGCCTAGCGGCATATACTTCAACATAGTGGTGCTTGACTTCGCCAGCCTGTACCCCAGTATAATAAAGAGGTGGAACCTAAGCTACGAGACCGTAAACCCCGTATACTGCCCCGAATCGAAGCTAGTGGAGGTTCCCGATGTAGGGCATAAGGTGTGCATGAGCATACCCGGCCTGACCTCGCAGATAGTTGGCCTGCTTAGGGACTATCGAGTCAAGATATACAAGAAGAAGGCCAAGGATAAGAGTCTGCCGGATGATGTTAGAGCATGGTATAATACAGTCCAGGCAGCCATGAAGGTGTATATAAATGCCAGCTATGGAGTCTTCGGGGCCGAGAGCTTCCCGTTCTACGCGCCGCCGGTAGCGGAGAGCGTCACAGCCATAGGCAGGTATACTATCAAGCAGACGCTGCAGAAGGCTGGCGAACTAGGGCTCCGCGTGCTCTATGGCGATACGGACTCACTATTCATATGGAATCCAGATGAGGATAAGCTGCGGGAGCTGCAAGAGTATGTAGAGAAGAACTTTGGCCTAGACCTTGAGGTTGATAAGGTCTATAAATTCGTGACATTTAGCGGCCTGAAGAAGAACTATATAGGCGCCTACGAGGATGGAAGCATCGATGTCAAGGGTATGGTCGCTAAGAAGCGTAATACGCCGGAGTTCCTCAAGAAGGAGTTTAGCGAGATGCTAGCAGTTATAGGCTCTGTTAAGAGCCCTGAGGACTTCATAAAGGTGAGGAGAGTTATACGTGAAAGGCTGCGCAAAGTATACCATGGCCTGCGCGACCTGGAGTTCAACTTAGACGAGCTAGCCATAAGGATGGCTTTAAACAAGCCCGTTGAGGCCTATACCAAGAATACGCCCCAGCATGTGAAGGCTGCGCGGCAGCTCATAAGGGCGGGGGTGCAGGTGCTGCCAGGTGATGTCATATCCTTCGTTAAAGTGAAGGGCAAGGAGGGTGTTAAGCCGGTCCAACTCGCAAGACTGCCGGAGGTTGATGTAGAGAAGTATGTGGAGAGCATGAGGAATGTGTTTGAACAGCTACTGCTTGCAATAAGTATGTCGTGGGATGAGATAATAGGCTCCTCGAGGCTTGAGGCCTTCTTTAGCCGCCGGGGCTAGCTTGAAGAAAGCTATCTTTTCCGGCTTCTACGCCTCTTCTTAGGCCTCTCCTCTAGCTCTTCCAAGCCTTCCTCGAGTCGCTTGATCTCCTCTTCGCCAAGCGATAGCTGTGCCTCCCCGCCCATCTTCTTGGGCTCTTTTGTTGCCTCTATGGCGTACTCCTCTAGCTGTCGTTTTGCCGCCTCGTCAAGGTAGTAGGATATCACATACATGCGTCTGTCAAGGTATGCGTCCTCGAGCCATGCATTATCGAAGCTTATGGTCAGTACCGGTAGATTAACTACAAGCTCGTTACCTTCCCTCATGAGTTCTAGGTTGAGTTCTACCAGCTTATCATAGAGGTCGGGGTCTATTGGGAGCTTGTATCTTAGCTCAAACTTGGTCCGTAGGGCTGTTAGATCGCTTTCGCTAGGGTGCCACTCCTCCAGGGCTTTCCTTACTATGTCCTTCGCTACTGTATTAAAATCGCCTTCGACTACGTCTGAGCGGGTTAGCTTGCCCTCATCGGATCTTATTACTAGGATTTTCACGCCCTGTCACCCTTGGAGTTTAGCCCGTGTTTCTGCATACTACCTCTGAAGCGGCATTGCTAGGGTTTCCGAGGGCCTGGCTCAGCCTCTAGTCTTGTCCTAATATGGGTATAGGCTGC contains:
- a CDS encoding DNA-directed DNA polymerase I; the encoded protein is MVRRSKRRGGERDLLEFLAGGVTGARRAKGRTTESGDGTGSERDGAKPLWEGNTARRAGVERLYDNSLYELLSEISSSRRRGSSHPRDDDREGADLTGGMKAQPQLATHQGLTTEKAVVNVDAETWAEQHAWSTMVPQSSTPPAGYGDDLAGKLGSLLGGSRGALERLSALPLTRKPLEARDGVEGFLLQTMYDGERGVAAAKIYDDRNGIVYVYFDRTGYMPYFLTDIPPDKLQELHEVVRHKGFDHVEVVEKFDLLRWQRRKVTKIVVKTPDVVRVLRDKVPRAWEANIKFHHNYIYDYGLVPGMKYRVGKGRLILLGGEASGDDERHIREIFSGEDESTIEMAVKWLSLFEQPPPKPRRLAVDIEVFTPFKGRIPDPSTASYPVISVAMSSDEGWRAVYVLARPGVPMNPPRGPLPENLHVEIFDDERALILEAFRLISNYPVLLTFNGDNFDLPYLYNRAVKLGIPREYIPFRARSDYVTLEYGFHIDLYKFFSTKAVQAYAFGNAYQEFTLDAIASALLGEHKVEVESTVSDLPFFELVRYNVRDADLTLRLTTFNNDLVWSLIILLMRISKLPLEDVTRSQVSAWVKSLFYWEHRRRGYLIPSREEIIRLKGTTRSEALIKGKKYQGALVLDPPSGIYFNIVVLDFASLYPSIIKRWNLSYETVNPVYCPESKLVEVPDVGHKVCMSIPGLTSQIVGLLRDYRVKIYKKKAKDKSLPDDVRAWYNTVQAAMKVYINASYGVFGAESFPFYAPPVAESVTAIGRYTIKQTLQKAGELGLRVLYGDTDSLFIWNPDEDKLRELQEYVEKNFGLDLEVDKVYKFVTFSGLKKNYIGAYEDGSIDVKGMVAKKRNTPEFLKKEFSEMLAVIGSVKSPEDFIKVRRVIRERLRKVYHGLRDLEFNLDELAIRMALNKPVEAYTKNTPQHVKAARQLIRAGVQVLPGDVISFVKVKGKEGVKPVQLARLPEVDVEKYVESMRNVFEQLLLAISMSWDEIIGSSRLEAFFSRRG
- a CDS encoding DUF2286 domain-containing protein, with protein sequence MKILVIRSDEGKLTRSDVVEGDFNTVAKDIVRKALEEWHPSESDLTALRTKFELRYKLPIDPDLYDKLVELNLELMREGNELVVNLPVLTISFDNAWLEDAYLDRRMYVISYYLDEAAKRQLEEYAIEATKEPKKMGGEAQLSLGEEEIKRLEEGLEELEERPKKRRRSRKR